A region of Hydrogenimonas cancrithermarum DNA encodes the following proteins:
- a CDS encoding ArsS family sensor histidine kinase, with protein MRRVSIFVFIAAIFAIAFLAAGTAFYFYGVNDKYRHSQMMVQRNILFAQNILLRLERGNMAEQIEETARKYGMKWVKDEKDGIRLLKGAKLLGRQPTPFGFIDMLQKEGHIYLLINAFGRLILFEDERYRPYDPKVVWVYFVLTAFVMLMIFWAIWFKLRPLKSLQQCIRKFGEGELDIHCKIEGSDEIAQVSQAIDEAIGRIRMLINSRNLFIRNIMHELKTPLTKGLLTVQMLPESKQKERLERIFMRLDSTISEFGTIEQLSSGKFPLKIRPVTMEDLVDQAIDLAMIEKERGSYDIAPVRIEADFKLLSIALKNLIDNAVKYSSDRSFHLAAGKEGIVVESSGNPLEYPLSYYIQPYTQGNEAISGLGLGLYIVDMIAKAHGFRFEYRYEGKKNRFIIKF; from the coding sequence ATGAGACGCGTTTCGATTTTCGTCTTTATCGCGGCGATTTTCGCGATCGCCTTTCTCGCGGCCGGTACGGCTTTCTACTTCTACGGCGTCAACGACAAGTATCGCCATTCGCAGATGATGGTGCAGCGAAATATCCTCTTTGCACAAAATATCCTGCTGCGGCTCGAGCGGGGCAACATGGCCGAACAGATCGAAGAGACGGCCCGAAAGTACGGAATGAAGTGGGTCAAAGATGAAAAAGATGGAATCAGGCTGCTCAAGGGTGCGAAACTTCTAGGGCGTCAGCCGACACCGTTCGGGTTTATCGATATGCTTCAAAAAGAGGGCCACATCTATCTTCTGATCAATGCCTTCGGACGGTTGATACTCTTCGAAGATGAGAGGTATAGACCGTATGATCCCAAAGTCGTATGGGTCTACTTCGTTCTGACGGCGTTTGTCATGCTGATGATCTTCTGGGCCATCTGGTTCAAGTTGAGGCCGCTCAAGTCGCTCCAGCAGTGCATTCGAAAGTTTGGAGAGGGAGAGCTCGATATCCATTGCAAGATCGAAGGAAGCGACGAAATTGCGCAGGTCTCTCAGGCGATAGACGAAGCGATCGGACGTATCCGTATGTTGATCAACTCCAGAAACCTATTTATCAGAAATATCATGCATGAGCTGAAGACGCCTCTGACCAAGGGGTTGCTGACAGTTCAGATGCTGCCCGAATCGAAACAGAAGGAGCGGCTCGAACGCATCTTTATGCGCCTGGACAGTACAATCAGCGAATTTGGAACGATCGAACAGCTCAGTAGCGGAAAGTTCCCGCTAAAAATCCGCCCCGTGACGATGGAGGATTTGGTCGACCAGGCGATCGATCTGGCGATGATCGAAAAAGAGCGCGGCAGTTACGATATCGCCCCCGTGCGTATCGAAGCCGATTTCAAGCTTTTGAGTATCGCACTCAAAAATCTGATCGACAATGCGGTCAAATACTCCTCCGATCGGAGCTTCCATCTTGCCGCCGGTAAAGAAGGGATCGTCGTCGAAAGCAGCGGCAATCCACTGGAGTACCCGCTGAGTTACTATATTCAGCCCTATACACAGGGGAACGAGGCGATCAGCGGTCTTGGGCTCGGTCTTTACATTGTTGATATGATCGCCAAAGCGCACGGTTTTAGGTTCGAATACAGATATGAAGGGAAGAAAAACAGATTTATAATCAAATTTTAA